One genomic region from Balaenoptera acutorostrata chromosome 1, mBalAcu1.1, whole genome shotgun sequence encodes:
- the S100A1 gene encoding protein S100-A1, whose amino-acid sequence MGSELETAMETLINVFHAHSGKEGDKYKLSKKELKELLQTELSGFLDAQKDADAVDKVMKELDENGDGEVDFQEYVVLVAALTVACNNFFWENS is encoded by the exons ATGGGCTCTGAGCTGGAGACGGCAATGGAGACTCTCATCAATGTGTTCCACGCCCACTCGGGCAAGGAGGGGGACAAGTACAAGCTGAGCAAGAAGGAGCTAAAAGAGCTGCTGCAGACGGAGCTCTCCGGCTTCCTGGAC GCCCAAAAGGATGCGGATGCTGTGGACAAGGTGATGAAGGAGTTAGATGAGAATGGAGATGGAGAGGTGGACTTCCAGGAGTATGTGGTGCTGGTAGCTGCCCTCACAGTGGCCTGTAACAACTTCTTCTGGGAGAACAGTTGA